A section of the Branchiostoma lanceolatum isolate klBraLanc5 chromosome 19, klBraLanc5.hap2, whole genome shotgun sequence genome encodes:
- the LOC136425412 gene encoding uncharacterized protein → MGHSAKYGTYTMFCNSISKLVHFEMLQSNQSGNSNKMELHGAKRCFKFLSDAGLKVSTFITDRHRGICAWIRDEQKDTAHFFDLWHVCKSLVKELSKASKEKGCEVIKHWIRSIKKHMYWCALSTTQGFCDLIVAKWKSIVRHVANKHDSHPDESFPKCAHGRIDHDRKWIFSGSLAHDKLCAVLLKKDRLKDVRKLPSDAQTSCLEGFHSTLNHWHPKMTHFSWLGSYCRHILAVLHFNENLKREVQTTKEGRAYYRVTYPKYKLGEEVVKRQAVPPTYKYVRDIRDVMCNTSQEQLKETRDKYKKKVPKPLCSQFPDRRSRQEAIVRYEERRQTTTQLYPPEEEQSRMKVQLAAEASISSTRANVRKPRTCKKCKQPMKGHPKSACPSSSTPGNL, encoded by the exons ATGGGGCATAGTGCCAAGTACGGAACTTATACAATGTTCTGCAACAGCATCTCAAAGTTAGTTCACTTTGAGATGCTGCAGTCCAACCAATCTGGCAACAGCAACAAAATGGAGCTGCACGGGGCAAAGCGGTGTTTCAAATTTCTGTCTGATGCAGGGCTGAAAGTTTCGACTTTCATTACAGACCGGCACAGAGGAATCTGTGCATGGATCAGAGACGAGCAAAAAGACACTGCACATTTCTTTGACCTGTGGCACGTGTGTAAAAGCCTTGTCAAGGAACTGAGCAAAGCCAGTAAGGAGAAGGGATGTGAAGTAATCAAACATTGGATCCGGAGTATCAAGAAACACATGTACTGGTGCGCCCTTTCAACTACTCAGGGATTCTGTGACCTGATTGTGGCCAAGTGGAAGTCCATTGTTAGGCACGTTGCTAACAAACATGACAGCCATCCTGATGAGAGCTTCCCGAAATGTGCGCATGGGAGGATTGACCATGACAGAAAGTGGATTTTCAGCG GAAGCCTGGCCCACGACAAGCTGTGTGCAGTTTTGCTGAAGAAGGACAGGCTCAAGGATGTCCGAAAGCTTCCCTCAGATGCCCAGACAAGCTGCCTGGAGGGCTTCCATTCCACCCTCAACCATTGGCACCCTAAGATGACACACTTCTCCTGGCTGGGGAGCTACTGCAG GCACATTTTAGCTGTTCTGCACTTCAACGAGAATCTGAAGAGAGAGGTGCAGACCACTAAAGAGGGCAGGGCATACTACAGGGTGACCTACCCAAAGTACAAGCTCGGGGAAGAAGTGGTGAAGAGACAAGCAGTACCACCAACATACA AATATGTCCGTGACATCAGGGATGTGATGTGTAATACATCACAGGAACAACTGAAGGAGACCCGAGACAAGTACAAGAAGAAGGTACCTAAACCACTCTGCAGCCAGTTCCCGGACAGACGGTCCAGACAGGAAGCCATCGTGCGTTATGAGGAGAGAAGACAAACGACCACACAGCTTTACCCACCTG aGGAAGAACAGAGCAGGATGAAAGTCCAACTTGCAGCTGAGGCAAGTATCTCAAGCACTAGGGCAAATGTGCGGAAGCCAAGAACCTGCAAGAAATGCAAGCAGCCCATGAAAGGCCATCCTAAAAGTGCTTGCCCCAGTTCTAGTACTCCAGGGAATTTGTAG